The following are encoded together in the Ranitomeya imitator isolate aRanImi1 chromosome 4, aRanImi1.pri, whole genome shotgun sequence genome:
- the RNASEK gene encoding ribonuclease kappa, producing the protein MVSLLCCGPKLAACGIVLSVWGVIMLVLLGIFFNVHSAVLIEDVPFTEDDLFKDPKPPTQLYRLYEQVSYNCFIAAAIYVLLGGFSFCQVRLNKRKEYMVR; encoded by the exons ATGGTGTCTCTTCTGTGCTGCGGGCCTAAGCTGGCCGCCTGCGGGATCGTGCTGAGCGTGTGGGGCGTCATCATGCTG GTTCTGCTCGGGATCTTCTTCAATGTCCACTCCGCGGTTCTGATCGAGGACGTCCCCTTCACCGAGGACGATCTGTTTAAGGA CCCCAAGCCCCCCACCCAGCTGTACCGCCTGTACGAGCAGGTCTCGTATAACTGCTTCATCGCGGCCGCCATCTACGTCCTCCTGGGCGGCTTCTCCTTCTGCCAGGTGCGGCTGAACAAGAGGAAGGAGTACATGGTGCGCTGA